ACATCAGCATGAGCATCTTTTTTGGCTTTTGCTTGAGTCATGGAGTTGCCTTTCTTATCCTTAGCTGGTGTTTTAGCAAAGCCTTTAGCTTCACTAACATTACTTACAGGTGTGGATTTGCCATGTTCATCTTTGTTAGCACTTACTTCAGCCGCGACTTCGCTGCTAACTTTAATGTCAGCAGTTGCCAATTCAACTTTTTCGTTAACTACTAAGTCAACTTTGCGATTGAGTTGCTGTAAAGCTGTAACAGATTGGATACTAACAATTTTACCGCCCAGGCGAGTGATCCGTCGCATTTCTTGATTCATGCGGTTGTAAGGTACTCTGATGAATACACTGCCACTTCTACGAATTTGGTAGTTGGTTTGATCAGTTTCTTCAACCTGACGCAGACCCACCACTTCGTAAACGAAGACGCGGCTACCTGATTCTATATTGGCAGCACCCTCAACAGCACCTTGATTGTACATTCCTTCTAACACTCCGATATTTACTTAACCGTTTATCAAAAAAAAATCATTCCCATCCTTATGCGAGGTTTAGTTTACCGGATTTTCGGATCACAAAACTAGCCATCTGGGAAAACGACATCATTTATGATGATGCCTTGCTCAGTACACTCGCCCAAGACCAGTAGGCATGGCAAAAAACACACCTGTTCACCTTCTAAATTAGAGGATAAGTCTTTGCGAGAATGTTAATAGTGAATCACTTTAATCTTTTTTTCTCGAACTACATAGTTTTAGGCTTGTTAATCAAATATTCTACTGCATATTGATCCTGCAAAAATCCTGGGTTTGCAAAAAAAGCTTTTTGATTTCTAAAACTACCAGTACCATCTTACCATGACGGTGCAGTAACGGACTTTATTAATAATCAATTTTATATAGGACTCCTATTTGATTTTTAAACAAGACTCAATAGGTATCAATTCTGTCTTTCCTGTTCCCTGTTCCCTTTTCCCTTTTCCCTTTTCCCTGACCACACAAGTAAATTCACAGAATCAAACCGGATTCCTATAGGTACAGTACATTCCAGGTAAATTAAGTACAGTGTTAAAATAATACATGAATTTAGCGTAGTGCGAGTTGAGCCATACGCCACGCTGTACTATCAAATACTCACAAGCTTTCTTCCTTCTTCCTGACTGGTAACAGAGGGACTTGTACTGAGTTTGTCGAAGTCAGCCGAAGTGCTAACTCCTATTTTCTCTCAAATCTAAAAAAATGTATCATCTATGGCAGAATGTTAAACAGATAATTGCTAGGGAACTAGATTCGTTCTTAAGGTAAATCTTGTGAGAGTACACCCCATTCTGTTAAAATTTAGGGCAACACTAAGATTAAATACTTACCAGCCATAAAATTAGGCTAATTAGGACGAGTAACTGCTATAGGCGTACAAGTTATTTGTTGAAATCTGTCATCGTTATGCTGGATAGCCAGAACGTAGGACAATACCGTTGGGGTAAGCTCCTAGATTCAGAATCTGCTGTGAGAAAAATTATTGATTGACACATTTAGTATTTAGAGGGAATTTATGACTAAGCCGGAACGCGTGGTACTAATTGGAGTAGCCGGAGACTCTGGGTGCGGTAAATCTACGTTTTTGCGTCGGTTGATTGATTTATTTGGCGAAGAATTTATGACAGTTATCTGTTTAGATGACTATCATTGCCTAGATCGTAAACAACGTAAAGAAACAGGCATAACTGCACTTGACCCCAGAGCAAATAACTTTGACTTAATGTATGAACAAATTAAGTCTCTTAAAGAAGGTCAGGCGATTCATAAGCCAATTTATAACCATGAAACTGGCATGATTGATCCACCAGAATGGATTGAGCCAAATCATATTATTGTTGTAGAAGGGCTGCATCCCTTGTATGATGAACGAGTAAGAGCGCTTCTAGACTTCAGCGTTTATTTTGATATCAGCGATGAAGTCAAAATTGCTTGGAAAATTCAACGCGATATGGCTGAAAGAGGTCACCGCTATGAAGATGTTCTAGCACAAATCAATTCTCGTAAACCTGATTTTGAAAAATTCATCGAACCACAAAGAGAATTTGCTGACGTGGTTCTGCAAGTATTACCCACAAACTTAATTAAAAACGATACAGAACGTAAAGTTTTACGGGTACGGATGTTACAACGGGAAGGTAAAGAAGGCTTTGAGCCAAGTTACCTGTTTGACGAGGGTTCAACGATTCAGTGGACTCCTTGCGGACGCAAACTGACCTGTTCTTACCCCGGTATGCAGCTTTACTACGGTACTGATGTTTACTATGGTCGTTACGTCTCTGTTTTAGAAGTAGACGGTCAATTTGATAACCTCGATGAAGTAATTTACATCGAAACTCATTTGAGCAAAACATCCACCAAATATCAAGGTGAGATGACTCACTTGTTACTACAACACCGTGAATATCCAGGCTCTAATAATGGTACTGGTTTATTCCAAGTATTGACAGGGTTGAAAATGCGTGATGCTTATGAGCGATTGACAGCTAAAGAAGCAAAATTAGCAGTTCAAGTCTAAAACAGCAGTTTGTGTCAAAGTTCAGGGGGAACAGTTAAATATGTTCCCTCTTTTTTGTCAGAATCACGATGTCCAGGATTTCAGGATTTGCAGGATGGTTATTTGGATATTATTTTGAGATTAGCAGAATTAAGTGAATATTTTGTCTGAATCAGGATGTCCAGGATTTGAGGATTTGCAGGATGGTTATTTGGATATTGTTTGATTGTGGCAGAATTAAGTGAATATTTTGTCTGAATCAGGATGTCCAGGATTTGAGGATTTGCAGGATTGTTATTGGGATATTATTTGATTGTGGCACGTAGGGGCGCAGGGACTGCGCCCTCCATTGTATTTCATTAGAGCGAGAATTGCTGTATTGTTTGATTGTGACAGAATTAAGTGAATATTTTGTCTGAATCAGGATTTCCAGGATTTGAGGATTTACAGGATTGTTATACTCAAAACGGCTAGAACTTGGACTTTTTTATAATACAACGAATAGGCTCAAAGCCTCTCCCCGTTGCGGGGAGAGGTTTATAAGAGGGGTTTCATATTTGGTTAAACTATAAACCGTTTGCAGTATATTTGAATATTATTTGATTGTGACAGAATTAAGGATTATAAGGATTATGATGATGAGTGAAAAAGAATATTTTGTAAATGCCTAAAATAAACAACATTCTCTAAACACTAGAATACCGAAAATTCCTAGATTAATTCAACAATAACATCCTGTGCATCCTTTAATCGGTGGACATTATCTCGACTTCGCTCGATAACCACCTGATTCTGACAAAATTTATTTCTGATTAAATTTACATTTAACGGTAATTTTGATATTACTGCTGGTTTCTCCTGTGACAATATAAGGGATTCCTGTCATTCCTCCCACATTAACGCCAAATTCTAAAGTAACTTCAGAAACTTCGGCTAAAGCTAAATCTTTGAAGGATTGAATAATATGTTTTGAATAGG
The DNA window shown above is from Anabaena sp. WA102 and carries:
- a CDS encoding phosphoribulokinase, with protein sequence MTKPERVVLIGVAGDSGCGKSTFLRRLIDLFGEEFMTVICLDDYHCLDRKQRKETGITALDPRANNFDLMYEQIKSLKEGQAIHKPIYNHETGMIDPPEWIEPNHIIVVEGLHPLYDERVRALLDFSVYFDISDEVKIAWKIQRDMAERGHRYEDVLAQINSRKPDFEKFIEPQREFADVVLQVLPTNLIKNDTERKVLRVRMLQREGKEGFEPSYLFDEGSTIQWTPCGRKLTCSYPGMQLYYGTDVYYGRYVSVLEVDGQFDNLDEVIYIETHLSKTSTKYQGEMTHLLLQHREYPGSNNGTGLFQVLTGLKMRDAYERLTAKEAKLAVQV